One genomic region from Anguilla rostrata isolate EN2019 chromosome 2, ASM1855537v3, whole genome shotgun sequence encodes:
- the LOC135248109 gene encoding insulin-like growth factor-binding protein complex acid labile subunit, whose product MTTAGTAGRMNSPVLALWVLGVLQALHGLPDTTLWDNSPPCSLGCTCLNDDYRSELSVHCSARNLTHLPSDIPSATHSLWLDSNRFTTLPASPFKHLSTLDFLNLQSGQLSSVDAQVFQGLHSLAHLYLERNRLQSLPSTVFKNTPKLSSLSLNNNHLLRIEEKLFTGLSNMWLLNLGWNSLVVLPENCFQDLHGLRELVLAGNRLAYLQPSLFQGLSQLKELDLTGNDLKVIKANVFLKLPKLQKLYLAQNQIVTLAPKAFIDVKSLRWLDLSNNRLCGLHEDTFLGLHSLLVLRLSNNSISSLRPRTFRELHFLEELRLSKNKIKVLGDRIFEGLGHLEMLELKDNQVQEAYIGTFVGLSDLAVINLSGNCFLTLPDKIFKGLSQLHSLHLDRGCLTKITRLAFVGLTGMRRLFLQHNNISVVEHQSFMELQGLQQLDLRFNKLLSLFSYTFYGLKKLDYLLLSGNQLQQLPKEVLLPLKHLSWLDLSGNSLECLQNGTMQLLPRLSYLNLKDNLLSSIPPEIPDSLDQLWLTGNRWNCDCNILPLKAYSLSRPQVVPRQVETLVVGEEPYMVVHVNNNITCSSPPSLAGIDLRDVSGKLFQNC is encoded by the exons ATGACGACTGCTGGAACTGCAG GTAGGATGAATTCCCCTGTGCTGGCGCTGTGGGTGTTGGGAGTACTGCAAGCCCTGCATGGGTTGCCAGACACTACGCTTTGGGACAACTCTCCCCCCTGTTCCTTGGGCTGCACCTGTCTGAATGATGACTACAGATCAGAGCTCAGTGTGCACTGCAGCGCTCGTAACCTCACACATCTTCCCTCTGACATACCATCTGCCACACACTCGTTATGGCTGGACAGCAACCGTTTCACCACCCTTCCTGCTTCTCCCTTCAAGCACCTGAGCACTCTGGACTTCTTGAACCTGCAGAGCGGTCAGCTATCCTCTGTTGACGCACAGGTCTTTCAAGGACTGCATTCTTTAGCTCACCTTTATCTGGAACGCAACCGTCTGCAATCCCTCCCATCCACAGTCTTCAAAAACACGCCCAAGCTTTCCTCCCTCAGCCTGAACAACAACCACCTGTTGCGCATAGAGGAAAAGCTGTTCACTGGCCTCTCGAATATGTGGCTCCTTAACCTGGGCTGGAACTCACTAGTAGTGCTGCCTGAAAACTGTTTTCAGGACCTACACGGCCTTCGGGAGCTGGTGCTAGCTGGAAATAGGCTTGCTTATCTGCAGCCATCACTCTTCCAGGGCCTATCTCAGCTCAAAGAATTGGATCTTACAGGAAATGACCTGAAGGTTATCAAGGCTAATGTTTTCCTAAAGCTACCAAAGCTTCAGAAGCTCTATTTGGCCCAGAACCAGATTGTTACATTGGCACCCAAAGCTTTCATAGATGTGAAGTCTCTGCGCTGGTTGGACCTCTCCAACAATCGACTCTGTGGGCTTCATGAAGACACCTTTCTGGGTCTTCACAGCCTCCTAGTGCTGAGGCTGTCCAACAACTCTATCAGCAGCCTACGGCCCAGGACTTTCCGCGAACTCCATTTCCTCGAAGAGCTACGtctaagcaaaaacaaaatcaaagttCTTGGGGACAGGATCTTTGAGGGACTGGGTCACCTTGAGATGCTGGAGTTGAAAGACAACCAGGTGCAGGAAGCATACATAGGTACCTTTGTGGGTCTGTCTGATCTGGCTGTGATCAACCTGTCTGGCAACTGTTTCCTGACCCTACCAGACAAGATTTTTAAAGGACTGTCCCAGCTCCACAGTCTCCACCTGGACAGAGGCTGCCTCACCAAAATCACCCGCCTGGCTTTTGTTGGTCTGACAGGGATGCGCCGCCTCTTCTTGCAGCACAACAACATCTCTGTGGTGGAGCACCAGAGCTTCATGGAACTCCAAGGCCTACAGCAGCTTGACCTCAGGTTCAACAAACTGCTATCTCTGTTCTCCTATACCTTCTATGGCCTGAAAAAACTTGACTACCTGCTGCTGTCTGGCAaccagctccagcagctccccAAAGAGGTGCTCCTGCCGCTGAAGCACCTCTCCTGGCTGGACCTGTCTGGGAACAGCCTGGAGTGTCTCCAAAATGGCACCATGCAGCTGTTGCCCAGACTGAGCTACCTCAACCTGAAAGACAATTTGCTCAGTAGCATCCCTCCAGAGATCCCAGACAGCCTGGATCAGCTGTGGTTGACGGGCAACCGATGGAACTGTGACTGCAACATCCTCCCGCTCAAGGCCTACAGTCTCAGCAGGCCACAGGTGGTGCCTCGGCAGGTGGAGACTTTGGTGGTGGGAGAGGAGCCCTACATGGTAGTTCATGTCAACAACAACATCACCTGCAGCAGCCCACCCAGCCTGGCTGGAATTGACCTAAGGGATGTGAGTGGTAAACTTTTCCAAAACTGCTGA
- the anks3 gene encoding ankyrin repeat and SAM domain-containing protein 3 — MSELSDEASESEQLGASLSLWLGGTGGQLVRPEELDVPLDLHTACSIGQYDVVAECIRRGEIDLDCKNIGGWTPLMYAAYIGHDNIANLLLEAGVGVNATTPKGHTPLMLAASCGNESIAYFLLQQGAELELEDTRGWTALFHCTSAGHQQMVKFLLDNLANANVKEPISGFSPLMEAAASGHEIIVQYLLEHGVKVDERNAKGETARTLAMLYGHTKIASLIDMHSMRPKQDLSSSEDSDSAPPRSRLSRSKVKGPSIHDGPQAIAKFRVGGTSRHSEPTLAPPGYVTFQDEGEHSEGICNRDVTSPINDLDGQSNSSRDESPFFDNDMPTMRSSSSSSEGLPRMIGLSREASLESNEDSDQAKRTSARRVSKGHHHKSKSRHGSSEATQPGSTANCGVHPSSSQAPSYTGPKDLAEFLEQIGFSKYLSLLEEQDIDLRIFLTLTENDLKEVGITLFGPKRKMTSAIARWHSSARPPSDALEQAYADQLEAEMQEMAIQLHKRCEEVENLQGQVSQERELRTVMEGCLMEDKMAWRRVHSELLETHRLAQDMGTALEKVRACQTELFSRLRSDGTIMRQGDAKVKLKGETGGKGQSNSTYDFGLLSFQCLRCIFKRPNMDNNLFNTLQYPTGEALEEGLRSLSVTELMSKLEGYENEMGKNLQVVAHSLKRLSATEKGTEHWEES; from the exons AGGGGAAATAGACCTGGATTGTAAGAATATTGGTggttggacacccctgatgtATGCTGCCTATATTGGCCATGACAATATCGCCAATCTACTTCTGGAAGCTGGCGTGGGTGTCAATGCCACTACTCCTAAAGGCCACACTCCTCTAATGCTGGCAGCCAGCTGTGGGAATGAGAGCATCGCTTACTTCCTGCTGCAG CAAGGTGCAGAGCTGGAACTGGAGGACACAAGAGGCTGGACAGCCTTGTTCCATTGCACTAGTGCTGGACACCAGCAGATGGTGAAGTTCCTACTGGACAACCTTGCTAATGCCAACGTAAA AGAACCCATTTCTGGCTTTTCTCCCTTGATGGAGGCTGCTGCTTCAGGACATGAAATCATTGTTCAGTACCTTCTGGAGCAC GGGGTAAAGGTGGATGAGAGAAATGCTAAAGGAGAGACTGCCCGCACATTGGCTATGCTGTATGGCCACACTAAGATTGCCAGCCTCATCGATATGCACTCCATGAGACCCAAACAAG ATCTCAGCTCATCGGAGGATTCTGACAGTGCTCCCCCAAGGTCTCGTCTCAGCCGCAGTAAGGTCAAGGGGCCCAGTATCCATGACGGCCCACAAGCCATCGCCAAGTTCAGAGTTGGAGGCACCAGCCGACACTCCG AGCCCACACTGGCACCACCAGGCTACGTGACCTTTCAAGATGAAGGGGAACACAGTGAGGGTATTTGTAACCGTGATGTCACCTCACCCATCAATGATCTGGATGGacagagcaacagcagcagag ATGAGAGTCCCTTCTTTGACAATGACATGCCCACCatgaggagcagcagcagcagcagcgaggGGCTCCCGCGGATGATCGGCCTGAGCCGCGAAGCCTCTCTGGAGAGCAACGAG GATTCTGACCAGGCCAAGCGGACCTCCGCCCGCAGAGTCAGCAAGGGCCACCACCACAAGAGCAAGAGTCGCCACGGAAGCAGTGAAGCCACTCAGCCTGGTAGCACTGCGAACTGTGGCGTGCACCCGTCGTCCAGCCAGGCCCCCTCCTACACGGGTCCCAAG GACCTGGCTGAGTTTTTGGAGCAGATCGGCTTTTCCAAATACCTCTCCCTACTGGAAGAGCAAGACATTGACCTACGCATCTTCCTCACCCTCACTGAGAACGACCTGAAGGAAGTGGGCATCAC GCTGTTCGGGCCCAAGCGGAAGATGACGTCCGCCATCGCCAGGTGGCACAGCAGCGCCCGGCCTCCCAGCGACGCTCTGGAGCAGGCTTATGCTGACCAGCTGGAGGCCGAGATGCAGGAGATGGCCATCCAGCTGCACAAG cggTGCGAGGAAGTGGAGAATCTGCAGGGTCAGGTGTCCCAAGAGAGGGAGCTGCGCACCGTGATGGAGGGATGTCTGATGGAGGATAAGATGGCTTGGAGAAGAGTGCACAGTGAGCTGTTGGAGACCCACAGGCTGGCCCAGGATATGGGCACAGCCCTGGAGAAAGTGCG GGCCTGTCAGACGGAGCTTTTCTCTCGCCTGCGGAGCGACGGGACGATTATGCGCCAGGGTGACGCCAAGGTCAAGCTGAAGGGCGAGACGGGTGGAAAAGGCCAGTCAAACTCAACTTATGATTTTGGCTTGCTGTCATTTCAATGCCTCCGCTGCATTTTCAAAAGGCCCAATATGGACAAT AATCTGTTTAACACACTTCAAT ATCCTACAGGTGAAGCCTTGGAAGAAGGCTTGAGGTCCCTCAGTGTCACAGAGCTCATGTCTAAGCTAGAAGGCTATGAGAATGAGATGG GAAAGAACCTCCAGGTAGTGGCACACAGCCTGAAGAGACTGAGTGCTACCGAGAAGGGCACAGAGCACTGGGAAGAGTCCTAG